Genomic DNA from Haloarcula marina:
CGAGGAGTCCGCCGACCACCGCCGACGGCTGGAAGCGCTCGTCGACGACCTCGAAGCCGAGACGGTCCCCTTCGAGGAGATACAGATGCTCGTCGAGGCCCAGTACGAGGCCGACAAGGACTTCGACGGCGTGTTGTACGATCAACTGTGCAACGAGGAGACGGCGTACAAGTTCTACGACGACCTCATCGCCTCCATCGAAGCCTCCGATACGACGTTCAGTATCGACCGCGAGCGACTGCTCGAGGTCCTCCGGACC
This window encodes:
- a CDS encoding ferritin-like domain-containing protein, which translates into the protein MSLTQPVASDHQLARLLQIGIVLEEVVEARAGKHAEETDEATDPALEALLASASEESADHRRRLEALVDDLEAETVPFEEIQMLVEAQYEADKDFDGVLYDQLCNEETAYKFYDDLIASIEASDTTFSIDRERLLEVLRTIRAEEADGVEEVTDLMETRQ